The Aggregatilinea lenta genome includes a region encoding these proteins:
- a CDS encoding carbohydrate ABC transporter permease — MAARETTWTIILFLLPTLVFLSIFVIWPIVSSFRLSFFEWDGINPVKDPVGLDNWSRLIHDGIFWKAFRNNLTVVTLSLAVQMPIGMGLAILLEQGEKLFIFKIFKTVYFFPMLMSSVAIGILFKYVYDPIFGIINPALEAVGLEAWTRSWLGDTGVALYAVIAVICWQYIPFYMILFLAALRGIPEDLRDAALMDGATEPRYYRSIALPLVQGTLRTAMILSLIGSLKYFDLIWVMTEGGPSNASELMATYMYKKAFPSFEMGYGSAVASAMFIIVMVIALVMQSLTSRFETEV, encoded by the coding sequence ATGGCGGCCAGGGAAACCACGTGGACCATCATCCTGTTTTTGCTGCCAACGCTGGTGTTCCTTTCCATCTTCGTTATCTGGCCGATTGTGTCGTCGTTCCGCCTGAGCTTCTTCGAGTGGGACGGTATCAACCCGGTGAAAGATCCCGTAGGGCTGGATAACTGGTCCCGCCTGATCCACGATGGCATCTTCTGGAAAGCGTTTCGAAACAACCTGACGGTTGTAACCCTGTCGCTGGCGGTGCAGATGCCGATCGGGATGGGGCTGGCGATCTTACTGGAACAGGGCGAAAAGCTTTTTATCTTTAAAATCTTCAAGACCGTTTATTTCTTCCCGATGCTGATGTCGTCGGTGGCTATCGGCATCCTGTTCAAATATGTCTACGACCCGATCTTCGGTATCATCAATCCCGCGCTGGAAGCGGTGGGCCTGGAGGCGTGGACGCGCAGCTGGCTGGGGGATACCGGCGTGGCGCTCTACGCGGTAATTGCCGTGATCTGCTGGCAGTACATTCCCTTCTATATGATTCTGTTCCTGGCTGCGCTGCGGGGCATTCCTGAGGATCTGCGCGACGCCGCCCTGATGGACGGCGCGACCGAGCCCCGCTACTACAGGAGCATCGCGCTGCCGTTGGTACAGGGCACCTTGCGCACCGCAATGATTCTGTCGCTCATCGGGTCACTCAAATACTTTGACCTGATCTGGGTGATGACCGAAGGTGGACCGAGTAACGCCTCGGAGCTGATGGCGACTTATATGTATAAGAAAGCCTTCCCCTCGTTTGAGATGGGCTACGGCAGTGCAGTGGCATCCGCCATGTTCATCATCGTGATGGTGATTGCCCTGGTGATGCAGTCGCTGACGAGCCGCTTCGAGACAGAGGTGTAG
- a CDS encoding carbohydrate ABC transporter permease: MRARKFANNTVLILIGLVWLVIAGAPFYFMAMTGFKERFELFSGDVFAFPQNPTFTNYNEVLTGGTFFNYVKNSVLIVAVAVVLILIFSSMAAYVFARMKFKLNRPLFTLIIAGLVIPVHITLIPVYLFTRDIGLYDSLWGLLGPYVAFNLPLSIFILTEFMRGIPREMEEAAYIDGCGPVRSFVRIMLPLSMPGLATLAIYNSVVLWNEFVFAFVLITSPSNQPLPLAIWEYQGQYSMNIPAIMSVLTLSALPLILIYMAGQEKVLRGMMAGALK; this comes from the coding sequence ATGCGCGCGCGGAAATTTGCCAACAACACGGTGCTGATCCTCATTGGACTGGTCTGGCTGGTCATCGCGGGGGCGCCGTTTTACTTCATGGCTATGACGGGGTTCAAGGAACGCTTCGAGCTGTTTTCGGGCGATGTGTTCGCCTTTCCTCAGAACCCAACTTTCACCAACTACAACGAGGTACTGACCGGCGGCACGTTTTTCAACTACGTGAAAAACAGTGTGCTGATCGTCGCGGTGGCGGTGGTGCTGATCCTGATCTTCAGCTCGATGGCCGCCTACGTTTTCGCTCGTATGAAGTTCAAGCTCAACCGCCCACTGTTCACACTGATCATCGCCGGACTGGTGATCCCGGTGCACATTACGCTGATCCCGGTCTACCTGTTCACGCGCGACATCGGTCTGTACGACTCGCTGTGGGGGTTGTTGGGGCCGTATGTGGCGTTCAATCTGCCGCTGTCGATCTTCATCCTTACGGAGTTCATGCGCGGTATCCCGCGCGAGATGGAGGAAGCGGCCTACATCGACGGCTGCGGACCGGTACGCTCGTTTGTCCGGATCATGCTGCCGCTGTCGATGCCCGGTCTGGCGACGCTGGCGATCTATAATTCGGTCGTGCTGTGGAATGAGTTCGTGTTTGCCTTTGTGCTCATCACATCGCCGAGCAATCAGCCGCTGCCCCTGGCCATTTGGGAGTATCAAGGGCAGTATTCGATGAACATTCCGGCGATTATGTCTGTGCTCACGCTGTCGGCGTTGCCGCTCATCCTGATCTATATGGCAGGCCAGGAGAAAGTGCTGCGCGGCATGATGGCGGGCGCGCTCAAGTAG
- a CDS encoding glycoside hydrolase family 3 N-terminal domain-containing protein: MTQPTYQQPLYKDPARSTDERVSDLLAEMTVAEKVGQLGSAWVFELLDGLTFSEPKAGRLMAHGIGQITRIGGASNLRPADSARLANAIQKWLVDNTRLGIPAMVHEECCSGYMALSATCFPQAIGVASTWNPEIVEQMTAVIKTQMRAVGAHHALAPVLDVTRDPRWGRVEETLGEDPYLVARMGSAYVQGLQSDDWREGIMATGKHFVGYGMGEGGMNWAPAHIAPRELREVYLHPFEAAIKTAGLATIMNGYHELDGVPCGANRGLLTGILREEWGFDGLVVSDYFAVDQLAAYHRVATSKEDAARTAIEAGIDIELPSTDCYSDALVHEVERGAVDMALLDEVVSRVLRVKFELGLFENPYVAVEDAPQVFDTADQRALARAIARESIVLLKNEGDLLPLDKKIPSVAVIGPNADTVRNMVGDYAYPAHIESLLEADNDNPLGLPRPDRLEVVADFVSMISVLDGIRARLGPETQVRYAAGVETVLGESTEGFAEAVEAARQSDVAILVVGEKSGLTDDCTCGEARDRAELGLPGVQQQLVEAVVETGTPVVVVLVSGRPQSIPWIAAHVPAILHAWLPGEEGANAIADVLFGDYNPGAKLPISMPRDAGQVPVFYSHKLSGGRSHWKGDYVELSTKPLYEFGFGLSYTHFEYGDLNLSAVEAGAGESVEISLTVRNTGERAGDEIVQLYVRDAASTVTRPVKELRGFKRVHLAPGESKTVTFTLAVNQLAFYNMDMDYVVEPGTIEVMVGSSSDDIRLTGSFEITGDVTDVSEDKVYFSEVALS; this comes from the coding sequence ATGACGCAACCGACTTATCAGCAACCCCTATACAAAGATCCGGCCCGGTCTACCGACGAGCGCGTCAGCGACCTGCTCGCCGAGATGACCGTCGCGGAAAAAGTTGGCCAGCTTGGCAGCGCCTGGGTGTTCGAGCTGCTGGACGGCCTTACCTTCTCCGAACCAAAAGCCGGACGTTTGATGGCGCATGGCATCGGGCAGATCACGCGCATCGGTGGGGCGAGTAACCTGCGCCCGGCGGATAGCGCGCGGCTGGCGAACGCGATCCAGAAGTGGCTGGTCGACAATACGCGCCTGGGCATCCCGGCGATGGTGCACGAAGAGTGCTGCAGCGGCTACATGGCGCTGAGCGCGACGTGCTTCCCGCAGGCGATCGGCGTCGCCAGCACGTGGAACCCGGAGATCGTGGAGCAGATGACGGCGGTCATCAAGACGCAGATGCGGGCCGTCGGCGCGCACCACGCACTGGCACCCGTGCTCGACGTCACACGCGACCCGCGCTGGGGCCGTGTCGAGGAGACGCTGGGCGAAGATCCGTATCTCGTCGCGCGCATGGGATCGGCGTACGTGCAAGGGCTTCAAAGCGACGATTGGCGCGAAGGCATCATGGCGACCGGCAAGCATTTCGTCGGCTACGGTATGGGCGAAGGCGGCATGAACTGGGCCCCGGCGCATATCGCCCCGCGCGAGCTGCGCGAAGTCTACCTGCATCCCTTCGAGGCGGCGATCAAGACCGCCGGGCTGGCCACGATCATGAACGGCTATCACGAACTGGACGGTGTGCCGTGCGGGGCCAATCGCGGCCTGCTGACCGGCATCCTGCGCGAGGAATGGGGTTTCGACGGGCTGGTGGTTTCCGACTACTTCGCCGTGGACCAACTCGCCGCCTATCACCGTGTGGCGACCAGCAAGGAAGACGCCGCTCGTACCGCGATCGAAGCGGGCATCGACATCGAGCTGCCCAGTACCGACTGCTACAGCGACGCGCTGGTTCATGAAGTCGAGCGCGGCGCGGTCGATATGGCGCTGCTGGACGAAGTGGTCAGCCGCGTGCTGCGCGTCAAGTTCGAGTTGGGCCTGTTCGAGAATCCCTACGTTGCAGTCGAGGACGCGCCGCAGGTATTCGACACCGCCGATCAGCGTGCGCTGGCGCGTGCGATCGCGCGCGAGTCGATCGTGCTGCTTAAGAACGAGGGCGATCTGCTGCCGCTCGACAAGAAGATCCCATCGGTGGCGGTGATCGGTCCCAACGCGGACACGGTACGTAACATGGTCGGGGACTATGCGTACCCGGCGCACATCGAGAGCCTGCTTGAAGCGGACAATGACAACCCGCTTGGGCTGCCGCGTCCTGACCGGCTCGAAGTGGTGGCCGATTTCGTGTCGATGATTAGTGTGTTGGACGGCATCCGCGCCAGGCTCGGCCCGGAGACGCAGGTGCGCTACGCGGCGGGCGTGGAGACGGTGCTGGGTGAGTCGACCGAGGGCTTTGCGGAAGCGGTCGAAGCCGCGCGCCAGTCGGACGTGGCGATCCTGGTCGTGGGCGAGAAGTCCGGCCTGACGGACGACTGCACCTGTGGCGAAGCACGCGACCGCGCCGAACTCGGCCTGCCGGGCGTGCAACAGCAACTCGTGGAAGCCGTGGTCGAGACCGGGACGCCGGTCGTGGTCGTGCTGGTCAGCGGACGCCCGCAGTCGATTCCCTGGATTGCGGCGCACGTCCCGGCGATCTTGCATGCGTGGCTGCCCGGCGAAGAAGGCGCGAACGCCATCGCGGATGTGCTGTTCGGCGACTACAACCCTGGCGCCAAGCTGCCGATCTCAATGCCGCGCGACGCAGGGCAGGTTCCAGTCTTCTACAGCCATAAGCTGTCCGGCGGGCGCTCGCACTGGAAGGGCGATTACGTTGAGCTGAGCACCAAGCCGCTCTATGAGTTCGGCTTCGGGCTGAGCTACACGCACTTCGAGTACGGCGATCTGAACCTTTCGGCGGTCGAAGCCGGGGCGGGCGAGTCAGTGGAGATCTCCCTGACCGTACGCAATACCGGCGAGCGGGCCGGGGACGAGATCGTGCAGCTCTACGTGCGTGACGCCGCCTCGACCGTGACGCGTCCGGTGAAGGAGCTGCGCGGCTTCAAGCGCGTGCACCTCGCGCCGGGCGAGAGCAAGACGGTGACCTTTACGCTGGCTGTGAACCAGTTGGCGTTTTACAACATGGACATGGACTATGTCGTCGAGCCGGGCACGATCGAAGTCATGGTCGGCAGCTCATCGGACGACATCCGCCTGACCGGGTCTTTTGAGATCACAGGCGACGTGACGGACGTCAGCGAAGACAAGGTGTATTTCAGCGAGGTCGCGCTGAGCTAA
- a CDS encoding radical SAM/SPASM domain-containing protein yields the protein MTYPAPRLVFWETTAGCNLRCIHCRRIEVADQLTPQDLTTAESKTLIDQIAAVGSPVLVLSGGEPLMRPDILEIARYATDAGLPVALATNGTMIDAALAQRIKASGVKRISISFDGADSATHDMFRALNGSFDAAIRGFKALRDVGLPVQINTTVAKHNQAQLEGVLALAKDLGAVGLHLFLLVPVGCGVEIAEDQMISAQEYERVLNWLYDVEQSEPDLQLKATCAPHYFRVMRQRRAEDRRSGIERDLPASHARQVGGHPGGHPGGPPNGQMHGATKGCLAGTGVTFVSHRGEVFPCGYLPVEAGNVRQEAFGTIWQDSPLFAELRDPDLLEGKCGACQFKSLCSGCRARAYGTSGNYLAEEPFCAYDPATRTVQIG from the coding sequence ATGACGTATCCTGCTCCGCGTCTGGTTTTCTGGGAAACGACCGCTGGCTGCAACCTGCGCTGCATCCACTGCCGCCGCATCGAAGTCGCCGATCAACTCACGCCGCAAGACCTGACCACCGCCGAATCCAAGACTCTCATCGACCAGATCGCCGCCGTGGGATCGCCCGTGCTCGTGCTGTCCGGCGGGGAACCGCTGATGCGCCCGGACATTCTGGAGATCGCGCGGTACGCCACGGATGCCGGGCTGCCGGTCGCGCTGGCCACCAACGGCACGATGATCGACGCCGCGCTGGCGCAGCGTATCAAGGCCAGCGGCGTGAAGCGTATCAGCATCTCATTCGACGGGGCCGACAGCGCCACGCATGACATGTTCCGCGCGCTGAACGGCTCGTTCGACGCCGCCATACGCGGCTTCAAGGCCCTGCGCGACGTGGGCCTGCCGGTACAGATCAACACCACGGTCGCCAAGCACAACCAGGCCCAGCTCGAAGGTGTGCTGGCGCTGGCGAAAGACCTGGGCGCGGTCGGGCTGCACCTGTTCCTGCTGGTGCCGGTCGGATGCGGCGTGGAAATCGCCGAGGACCAGATGATCAGCGCGCAGGAATACGAGCGCGTGCTGAACTGGCTGTATGACGTGGAACAGTCCGAGCCGGACCTCCAACTCAAGGCCACCTGCGCCCCGCACTACTTCCGCGTGATGCGCCAGCGCCGCGCCGAGGATCGCCGCAGCGGGATCGAGCGCGATCTGCCCGCCAGCCACGCGCGCCAGGTGGGTGGTCATCCGGGCGGGCACCCCGGTGGGCCTCCCAATGGTCAGATGCACGGGGCGACGAAAGGTTGCCTCGCCGGGACGGGCGTTACGTTCGTGTCGCACCGGGGCGAGGTGTTCCCTTGCGGCTACCTGCCGGTCGAAGCGGGCAACGTGCGCCAAGAAGCGTTCGGGACCATCTGGCAGGACAGCCCGCTGTTCGCGGAACTGCGCGACCCCGACCTGCTCGAAGGCAAGTGCGGCGCGTGCCAGTTCAAGTCGCTGTGCAGCGGCTGCCGCGCCCGCGCTTACGGGACCAGCGGCAATTATCTGGCCGAAGAGCCGTTCTGCGCGTACGATCCCGCCACACGAACAGTGCAGATCGGGTAG
- the hemA gene encoding glutamyl-tRNA reductase yields the protein MFFARSISHHTTPLHVREPLSLTDDQQVQWLERTREPEAVVLSTCNRLELYTFAPSARHADQLWADLLAQSGSRADDAAPYTAVANGTDAPRHLFRVSCGLESMALGEPQILGQVTRAYEQSHSIGAAGAALSLLFRSAIHAAKRARTETAISGGGASVSSLGIHRAEEALGSLVGRSIVVIGAGEMGQSIVKALVQRGLTQITVVSRTYDTARRLAVHWDVRVRPITELGDAMQEADVVFTTSNAPFTILAAADIASVMAQRAGRTLCLVDLAVPRDVEQDAGDIPGVLLYDLDDLQQVIEQTLAERRSMVPHVERIIDEELVAFWHDHRARTVAPTIRQLRERAEALRQVELERLYNRLPDDERSRDLIDQFSERFMNKLLHQLTHNLKVKATGDEGPMLAAIARDLFGLEDTA from the coding sequence ATGTTTTTTGCGCGAAGCATCAGCCACCATACGACGCCTCTTCACGTGCGCGAACCACTCAGTTTGACGGACGATCAACAGGTACAATGGCTTGAGCGCACGCGTGAGCCGGAGGCTGTCGTGCTGTCGACGTGTAACCGCCTGGAGCTGTACACGTTTGCGCCCTCGGCCCGCCATGCGGACCAGTTATGGGCCGATTTGCTGGCCCAGAGCGGCAGCCGTGCCGATGACGCCGCGCCCTATACCGCCGTCGCGAATGGCACGGACGCGCCCCGGCACCTGTTCCGGGTGAGCTGCGGGTTGGAATCGATGGCGCTGGGCGAGCCGCAGATCTTAGGACAGGTCACACGCGCCTACGAGCAGTCCCATAGCATTGGCGCCGCCGGAGCGGCGCTTTCGCTGCTATTCCGGTCTGCGATCCACGCTGCCAAGCGCGCACGGACGGAAACGGCGATCAGCGGCGGCGGCGCGTCGGTCAGCTCGCTGGGCATTCACCGCGCCGAAGAAGCGCTCGGCTCGTTGGTGGGGCGCTCGATCGTCGTGATTGGCGCGGGCGAAATGGGCCAGTCGATCGTCAAGGCGCTCGTGCAGCGCGGCCTGACGCAGATCACCGTCGTCAGCCGCACCTACGATACCGCGCGGCGGCTCGCGGTGCACTGGGACGTGCGCGTGCGGCCCATCACCGAGCTGGGCGATGCCATGCAGGAGGCCGACGTGGTCTTCACTACGTCCAACGCGCCGTTCACCATCCTGGCGGCGGCGGACATCGCCTCCGTGATGGCCCAGCGCGCCGGGCGCACGTTGTGCCTGGTGGATCTTGCCGTCCCGCGCGACGTCGAGCAGGACGCGGGCGACATCCCCGGCGTGCTGCTGTACGACCTGGACGACTTGCAGCAGGTGATCGAGCAGACTCTGGCCGAGCGCCGGTCGATGGTGCCGCACGTCGAGCGCATCATCGACGAGGAGCTGGTCGCGTTCTGGCACGATCACCGGGCGCGGACTGTCGCGCCGACCATCCGCCAGCTCCGCGAGCGCGCCGAGGCGCTGCGACAGGTCGAGCTTGAGCGCCTCTACAACCGCCTGCCCGACGACGAGCGCTCCCGCGACCTGATCGACCAGTTCAGCGAGCGCTTCATGAACAAGCTGCTGCACCAACTGACGCATAACCTGAAGGTCAAGGCGACCGGCGACGAAGGGCCGATGCTGGCCGCCATCGCGCGCGACCTGTTCGGCCTGGAGGACACGGCCTAG
- the hemC gene encoding hydroxymethylbilane synthase: MQSLTTLRIGTRRSALALWQTHYVRDTLRTMYPSLVVELVHMTTTGDRVIDRPLPEIGGKGVFTQELEDALRTGAIDLAVHSLKDLPTEIDRAFTLGAIPPRAAPFDALVSRGGHTLATLPDGATVGTSSLRRRAQLLAARPDLRTQDLRGNVDTRLRKAADPAGPYDAIVLAVAGLERLGRADAISEVLDTDEIMLPAPGQGAIAVQCRADDATTRDLLAALDHRATRLAVAAERAFLAGLEAGCRLPVSAYATLADGEIRMVGRVSDLDGAQPITVRGTAAEDDADALGGRLADEALGLGAAALLDAVKRGLPE; encoded by the coding sequence ATGCAGTCCCTGACGACGCTCCGGATCGGCACCCGCCGCAGCGCGCTGGCGCTGTGGCAGACGCATTACGTGCGGGATACGCTGCGCACGATGTACCCGTCGCTGGTGGTGGAACTGGTACATATGACCACGACCGGCGACCGCGTGATCGACCGCCCGCTGCCGGAGATCGGCGGCAAGGGCGTGTTCACGCAGGAACTGGAAGACGCGCTGCGTACGGGCGCGATCGATTTGGCGGTGCACAGCTTGAAGGACCTTCCGACCGAGATCGACCGGGCGTTCACGCTCGGCGCGATCCCGCCGCGCGCCGCGCCGTTCGATGCGCTGGTGAGCCGGGGCGGGCATACGTTGGCGACACTGCCTGACGGTGCGACGGTCGGCACGAGCAGCCTGCGGCGGCGCGCGCAGTTGCTGGCGGCGCGGCCTGACCTGCGCACGCAAGACCTGCGCGGTAATGTGGACACGCGCCTGCGCAAAGCCGCCGACCCTGCCGGACCCTATGACGCGATCGTGCTGGCCGTGGCCGGGTTGGAGCGGCTGGGCCGCGCGGACGCCATCAGCGAGGTGCTGGACACGGACGAGATCATGCTGCCCGCGCCGGGGCAAGGCGCGATCGCGGTGCAGTGCCGCGCGGACGATGCGACGACGCGCGACCTGCTGGCGGCGCTCGATCACCGCGCGACGCGGCTGGCGGTCGCGGCGGAGCGGGCCTTCCTGGCCGGGTTGGAGGCGGGCTGCCGCCTGCCCGTTTCGGCCTATGCGACACTGGCCGATGGCGAGATCCGCATGGTGGGGCGCGTGAGCGATCTGGACGGCGCGCAGCCGATCACCGTGCGCGGGACGGCGGCGGAGGACGACGCGGACGCGCTCGGCGGGCGGCTGGCGGACGAAGCGCTCGGCCTCGGCGCGGCGGCGCTGCTGGATGCCGTGAAGCGAGGTCTGCCGGAATGA
- a CDS encoding uroporphyrinogen-III synthase, whose product MISPLAGKRIVITRPPHKAQTFANVLKTLGAEPVVLPLIETRAPQNSAPLDEALRALPRYDWVIFTSANAVDFTFRRIEALKIDPAALVGMQFAAIGPATANALESHGSTPALVPREHVAEGLFAALNNLMSLDGMRILIPQANLARPVLADLLREAGASVDAVVAYDTVRPEIDPGLLAQPVDAITFTSPSTVQHFVESFDDPRAILGGALVACIGPVSADAARAVGLEPDVVANPYTVEGLIVALEKAFERTSEA is encoded by the coding sequence ATGATTTCTCCGCTGGCAGGCAAGCGCATTGTGATCACACGTCCACCGCACAAGGCGCAGACGTTTGCGAACGTGCTGAAGACACTGGGCGCGGAGCCGGTCGTGCTGCCGCTGATCGAGACGCGCGCCCCGCAGAACAGCGCGCCGCTCGACGAGGCGCTGCGCGCGCTGCCCCGGTATGACTGGGTGATCTTCACCAGCGCGAACGCGGTCGATTTCACGTTCCGGCGGATCGAGGCGCTGAAGATCGATCCGGCGGCGCTGGTTGGCATGCAGTTCGCGGCGATCGGCCCGGCGACGGCCAACGCGCTGGAATCGCACGGTTCGACGCCCGCGCTGGTGCCGCGCGAGCACGTCGCGGAAGGGCTGTTCGCGGCGTTGAACAATCTCATGTCGCTGGACGGGATGCGGATTCTGATCCCGCAGGCGAATCTGGCGCGGCCCGTGCTGGCGGATCTGCTGCGCGAGGCGGGCGCAAGCGTAGACGCGGTGGTCGCGTACGACACCGTGCGCCCGGAGATCGATCCGGGGCTGCTGGCGCAGCCGGTGGACGCGATCACATTCACGAGTCCCTCGACGGTGCAGCACTTCGTGGAATCGTTCGACGATCCCCGCGCAATATTGGGCGGGGCGTTGGTGGCGTGCATTGGCCCCGTGTCGGCAGACGCGGCGCGCGCGGTCGGCCTGGAGCCGGACGTGGTCGCCAATCCGTACACGGTTGAAGGCTTGATCGTGGCACTCGAAAAGGCGTTTGAAAGGACTTCGGAAGCATGA
- the hemB gene encoding porphobilinogen synthase, producing MTFPTVRLRRLRTTPTLRAMVRETTLAPSQFIYPLFVVHGSGVFDEISAMPGVYNQSIDQLAREAESLAELGIPAVMLFGVPDQKDPTGTENFADDGIVQQAVRALKAANPDLLVMTDVCMCEYTDHGHCGLIRDGEILNDETLDVLGAVALSHAQAGADMVAPSGMMDGMVGAIRAALDRGGYQNVSILSYAVKYASGFYGPFREAAHSAPAFGDRRTHQMDPANVREALREAQLDVDEGADMLMVKPALPYLDVIRRVKDRFDLPLAAYNVSGEYAMIKAAARNGWLDESRVVLETLTGIRRAGADLILTYHAKDAARWLKEVE from the coding sequence ATGACATTCCCCACCGTGCGGCTGCGGCGGCTGCGCACGACCCCCACCCTGCGGGCGATGGTGCGCGAAACGACGCTCGCCCCGTCCCAGTTCATTTATCCGCTGTTCGTGGTGCACGGCAGCGGCGTGTTCGACGAGATCTCGGCCATGCCGGGTGTGTATAACCAGTCGATCGATCAGCTCGCGCGCGAGGCGGAGTCGCTGGCCGAGTTGGGCATTCCGGCGGTGATGTTGTTCGGCGTACCGGATCAGAAAGACCCGACCGGTACGGAGAATTTCGCGGACGACGGCATCGTGCAGCAGGCGGTGCGCGCGCTGAAAGCCGCCAACCCCGATTTGCTGGTGATGACCGACGTGTGCATGTGCGAATATACCGATCACGGGCACTGCGGGTTGATCCGCGACGGCGAGATCCTCAATGACGAGACGCTCGACGTGCTGGGCGCGGTGGCGCTGTCGCACGCGCAGGCCGGGGCGGATATGGTTGCGCCCAGCGGTATGATGGACGGCATGGTGGGCGCGATCCGTGCGGCGCTGGACCGGGGCGGCTATCAAAACGTCAGCATCCTGTCGTATGCGGTGAAATATGCCAGCGGCTTTTACGGCCCCTTCCGCGAGGCGGCGCACAGCGCACCCGCGTTTGGGGACCGGCGCACGCACCAGATGGACCCCGCCAACGTGCGCGAGGCGCTGCGCGAGGCACAGCTCGACGTGGACGAGGGCGCGGACATGCTGATGGTCAAGCCCGCGCTGCCATACCTGGACGTGATCCGGCGCGTGAAGGATCGTTTCGATCTGCCGCTGGCCGCCTACAACGTCAGCGGCGAATACGCGATGATCAAGGCGGCGGCGCGCAACGGCTGGCTGGACGAGTCGCGCGTCGTGCTTGAAACGCTGACTGGCATCCGGCGGGCGGGCGCGGATCTGATTCTGACGTACCACGCCAAGGACGCGGCGCGCTGGCTGAAGGAGGTAGAGTGA
- the nirD gene encoding nitrite reductase small subunit NirD, which produces MEDNKTTRQVVKYTFYKLDALAFLRLPEEKQRAAKLDLIDTVRTFNRRMLLRSYTLVGMRSDVDFLLWTVAEDVEPVQELETAIRNTALGPFLDVPRSFLSGTKRSIYDISLPEDSEKVDAEARIRIEPSGSKYLFVYPFIKTRAWYALSREERQEMMTEHIRVGRQYPNVRLNTTYSYGIDDQEFVVAFEGDDPHEFVDLVADLRLTQASMYTLRDTPMHICLAMPLGEVMDSIGGAHVSDLVDEDVTEVGGWLPVAQEDELAPESSRLVYYGTQQVALFRANGGLYALNNRCPHARGPLCEGTLSANGHGPAVRCPWHEAHFSLETGEVLDGPSPRSVETFRVKVEDGTVFIARGEVE; this is translated from the coding sequence ATGGAAGACAACAAAACCACACGGCAGGTGGTGAAATACACCTTTTATAAGCTGGACGCGCTGGCCTTTTTGCGCCTGCCCGAAGAAAAGCAGCGCGCGGCCAAATTGGATTTGATCGACACGGTGCGGACCTTCAACCGACGCATGCTGCTGCGGTCGTATACGCTGGTGGGGATGCGTTCGGACGTGGACTTTCTGCTGTGGACCGTGGCGGAAGACGTCGAGCCGGTGCAGGAACTGGAAACGGCGATCCGCAACACGGCGCTGGGGCCGTTTCTGGACGTGCCGCGCTCGTTCCTATCGGGCACGAAGCGCAGCATCTACGACATCAGCCTGCCCGAAGACAGCGAGAAGGTCGATGCCGAGGCGCGCATCCGCATCGAGCCGAGCGGCTCGAAGTACCTGTTCGTGTACCCGTTCATCAAGACGCGCGCGTGGTATGCCCTCAGCCGCGAGGAGCGCCAGGAGATGATGACGGAGCACATCCGCGTCGGGCGGCAGTACCCGAACGTACGGCTGAACACGACCTACTCCTACGGCATCGACGATCAGGAGTTCGTGGTCGCGTTCGAGGGCGACGATCCGCACGAGTTCGTGGATCTGGTGGCGGACCTGCGGCTGACTCAGGCCAGCATGTACACCCTGCGCGATACGCCGATGCACATCTGCCTGGCGATGCCGCTGGGCGAGGTGATGGACTCGATCGGCGGGGCGCACGTCAGCGATCTGGTGGACGAGGACGTGACCGAGGTCGGCGGATGGCTGCCCGTCGCGCAGGAAGACGAGCTTGCGCCGGAATCGTCCAGGCTGGTGTACTACGGCACGCAGCAGGTGGCGCTGTTCCGCGCCAACGGCGGGCTGTACGCGCTGAATAACCGCTGTCCCCACGCGCGCGGGCCGCTGTGCGAAGGCACACTTAGCGCGAACGGGCACGGCCCCGCCGTGCGCTGCCCGTGGCACGAGGCGCACTTCAGTTTGGAGACGGGCGAGGTGCTCGACGGGCCATCGCCGCGCTCGGTCGAGACGTTCCGCGTCAAGGTCGAGGACGGCACGGTGTTCATCGCACGCGGCGAGGTGGAATGA